A stretch of Vibrio aphrogenes DNA encodes these proteins:
- a CDS encoding FecCD family ABC transporter permease produces MLRKARLSHVIFLFLTLVVLTSLVSITVGPMNISLTHSIQSMLFMNEGLPTHVELIVHQVRLPRTLLCMFIGAILGLCGAVMQGLFRNPLAEPGIIGVSAGAALGAALAIVFFSGISAQYPIFMNIAAIPLFAFLGGALTTVAVYKMGTSRLGTSVTIMLLAGVAISALSGAAIGYLNFIADDQMLRDLSLWSMGSLAGANWSGILLAAATLLILSVLFIKQAPALNALLLGDAEAKHLGVPIQALKRRLILLTAVGVGVCVSLTGAIGFIGLVIPHLGRMLVGPDHRTLLPVSILLGALLLTVADMFARIAIIPAELPVGIVTALVGAPFFLYLLFKQKGRFI; encoded by the coding sequence TACTGTTGGTCCGATGAATATCAGCTTAACCCACAGTATTCAAAGCATGTTATTCATGAATGAGGGGTTACCAACACATGTTGAGTTAATCGTCCATCAAGTGCGATTACCTCGAACTTTACTTTGTATGTTCATTGGTGCGATTTTGGGATTATGTGGTGCGGTCATGCAAGGGCTTTTCAGAAACCCATTAGCTGAACCTGGGATCATAGGTGTATCTGCCGGAGCCGCTCTAGGGGCAGCCTTAGCGATTGTGTTCTTTTCTGGTATCTCAGCTCAATATCCGATATTTATGAACATCGCCGCCATTCCCTTATTTGCTTTTTTAGGCGGCGCATTAACCACTGTTGCTGTGTATAAAATGGGAACCAGCCGTTTGGGCACCTCGGTCACCATCATGTTATTAGCCGGAGTGGCAATCAGTGCCTTATCTGGCGCGGCGATTGGTTATTTAAATTTCATTGCCGACGATCAAATGCTGCGAGATCTCTCTTTATGGTCGATGGGCTCATTAGCCGGCGCCAATTGGAGTGGTATTTTACTCGCTGCTGCCACCTTGCTGATACTCTCAGTTTTATTTATCAAACAAGCCCCAGCCTTAAATGCCTTGTTACTCGGTGATGCTGAAGCCAAACATTTAGGCGTCCCAATACAAGCATTAAAACGTCGCCTGATCTTATTAACAGCGGTTGGCGTCGGAGTTTGTGTCAGTTTAACCGGTGCCATTGGTTTTATCGGTTTAGTTATCCCACATTTAGGACGAATGCTGGTTGGGCCCGATCATCGAACTTTATTGCCGGTATCGATTTTACTCGGAGCATTATTATTAACCGTAGCTGATATGTTTGCGCGCATAGCAATCATCCCAGCAGAACTACCGGTTGGGATAGTGACAGCACTGGTGGGAGCTCCCTTCTTCTTATATTTGTTATTTAAACAAAAAGGACGCTTTATCTAA